From Desulfovibrio sp. X2, one genomic window encodes:
- a CDS encoding (Fe-S)-binding protein: MTDIAADTAAAGAAENVTAHKPVDAARIREVLDRNDSARLRLWLKACTSCGLCSESCFFYLTNDKKPEFMPQYKARQTLGELLKKKGEVTREFMEEAKEIAWGRCTMCRRCAQYCPFGIDIATMISVARQCLRSQDVCPDRLMSIDQSYIDSGNQMDMTDEEFVETCEWMAEEGEDSIKGLEIPIDREDCRLMFIVNAREPKYYPQDIQMAAQVFQVAGESWTMPSHGWEATNLSMFSGNLKVAGMVAQSVYDAAKRLNAQMICVTECGHAYRAAKYEGPYWTGQPNGRPPVPVTHAVAVFHEYMKSGKIKLRHKFEEPITYQDPCNLSRNGDLAGKGLELLQMIADDVRPMTPHAEYGHCCCGGGGFIPMGAEYKKRRMVAGKFKADQIRATGAKYVLVPCHNCTDQINDLNKEYDLGIKVVSFKEILCEIMEIPPHLQPVDADGEEAE; encoded by the coding sequence ATGACCGACATCGCAGCTGATACCGCCGCTGCCGGCGCGGCGGAAAACGTGACGGCGCACAAGCCCGTGGACGCGGCCAGGATCCGCGAGGTCCTCGACCGCAACGACTCGGCCCGCCTGCGCCTGTGGCTCAAGGCCTGCACCTCCTGCGGCCTGTGCTCCGAATCCTGCTTCTTCTACCTGACCAACGACAAGAAGCCCGAGTTCATGCCCCAGTACAAGGCGCGGCAGACGCTCGGCGAGCTTTTGAAGAAGAAGGGCGAGGTCACCCGGGAGTTCATGGAGGAGGCCAAGGAGATCGCCTGGGGCCGCTGCACCATGTGCCGCCGCTGCGCCCAGTACTGCCCCTTCGGCATCGACATCGCGACCATGATCAGCGTGGCCCGGCAGTGCCTGCGCAGCCAGGACGTCTGCCCCGACCGCCTGATGTCCATCGACCAGAGCTACATCGACTCCGGCAACCAGATGGACATGACGGACGAGGAGTTCGTCGAGACCTGCGAATGGATGGCCGAGGAGGGCGAGGACTCCATCAAGGGCCTCGAGATCCCCATCGACCGCGAGGACTGCCGCCTGATGTTCATCGTCAACGCGCGCGAGCCCAAGTACTACCCGCAGGACATCCAGATGGCCGCCCAGGTCTTCCAGGTGGCGGGCGAGTCCTGGACCATGCCCAGCCACGGCTGGGAGGCCACCAACCTGTCCATGTTCTCGGGCAACCTGAAGGTCGCGGGCATGGTCGCCCAGAGCGTGTACGACGCGGCCAAGCGGCTGAACGCCCAGATGATCTGCGTCACCGAGTGCGGCCACGCGTACCGCGCGGCCAAGTACGAGGGCCCGTACTGGACCGGCCAGCCCAACGGCCGGCCCCCGGTGCCCGTGACCCACGCCGTGGCCGTGTTCCACGAGTACATGAAGTCCGGCAAGATCAAGCTGCGCCACAAGTTCGAGGAGCCCATCACCTACCAGGACCCCTGCAACCTCTCGCGCAACGGCGACCTCGCGGGCAAGGGGCTCGAGCTCCTGCAGATGATCGCCGACGACGTGCGGCCCATGACCCCGCACGCGGAGTACGGCCACTGCTGCTGCGGCGGCGGCGGGTTCATCCCCATGGGCGCGGAGTACAAGAAGCGGCGCATGGTCGCGGGCAAGTTCAAGGCCGACCAGATCAGGGCCACGGGCGCCAAGTACGTGCTCGTGCCGTGCCACAACTGCACGGACCAGATCAACGACCTGAACAAGGAGTACGACCTCGGCATCAAGGTCGTCTCCTTCAAGGAGATCCTCTGCGAGATCATGGAGATACCTCCCCATCTGCAACCCGTCGACGCCGACGGAGAGGAGGCCGAGTAA
- a CDS encoding cytochrome c3 family protein, with product MRAAHIVIAALAAALLCAFALPGFAQPDSVTIGNPADFPGGLKRGPVKFNHDAHVSLGLDCTACHHRYENGTNVLDPSELLDGTTPGTCDSCHGGDKPAGGLGLQAAFHKECIGCHAGHGPDPKIKGGPRACAGCHETK from the coding sequence ATGCGCGCCGCACACATCGTCATCGCCGCCCTGGCAGCGGCCCTGCTCTGCGCCTTCGCGCTGCCCGGCTTCGCGCAGCCCGACTCCGTGACCATCGGCAACCCCGCCGACTTCCCCGGCGGCCTCAAGCGCGGCCCGGTGAAGTTCAACCACGACGCCCACGTGAGCCTGGGGCTGGACTGCACCGCCTGCCACCACCGCTACGAGAACGGCACAAACGTGCTCGATCCCTCGGAGCTCCTGGACGGCACCACGCCCGGCACCTGCGACTCCTGCCACGGCGGCGACAAGCCCGCCGGTGGCCTGGGCCTGCAGGCCGCCTTCCACAAGGAATGCATCGGCTGCCACGCGGGCCACGGCCCCGACCCGAAGATCAAGGGCGGCCCCCGCGCCTGCGCGGGCTGTCACGAGACCAAGTAG
- a CDS encoding tetratricopeptide repeat protein, giving the protein MGDKDRARTRTAKVGRVRGIFSSLADGGPADGAGGRLSGEVYWKAEELDDGNVCLQRMGEDWVPRGRVVIMPKERLFNDFKLEPGIWYELVNLRLASGDAHRSQGRMHEAQIDYARVTAVDEENIRANFGLGLVYLSLGQLQKAAYVFETLIDLEGTFSPEHKHLFNEFGIALRKRGLSDKTLRYYNKALELAPDDENLLFNLARCHFERGDEAAFFDHLGRALAIAPKHPESLRLLRHAQKCGLRPPGR; this is encoded by the coding sequence TTGGGCGACAAGGACAGGGCTCGGACCAGGACCGCCAAGGTCGGCAGGGTCAGGGGCATCTTCTCCAGCCTGGCGGACGGAGGCCCGGCGGACGGCGCGGGCGGCCGCCTCAGCGGCGAGGTCTACTGGAAGGCCGAGGAGCTGGACGACGGCAACGTCTGCCTGCAGCGCATGGGCGAGGACTGGGTGCCGCGAGGCCGCGTGGTGATCATGCCCAAGGAGCGGCTCTTCAACGACTTCAAGCTCGAGCCGGGCATCTGGTACGAGCTGGTCAACCTGCGCCTGGCCTCGGGCGACGCCCACCGCAGCCAGGGCCGCATGCACGAGGCCCAGATCGACTACGCCCGGGTCACGGCCGTGGACGAGGAGAACATCCGGGCCAACTTCGGCCTGGGGCTGGTCTACCTCTCCCTGGGCCAGCTGCAGAAGGCGGCCTACGTCTTCGAGACCCTCATCGACCTCGAGGGGACCTTCAGCCCGGAGCACAAGCACCTCTTCAACGAGTTCGGCATCGCCCTGCGCAAGCGGGGCCTGTCGGACAAGACCCTGCGCTACTACAACAAGGCCCTGGAGCTTGCCCCGGACGACGAGAACCTGCTCTTCAACCTGGCCCGCTGCCATTTCGAGCGCGGCGACGAGGCGGCCTTCTTCGACCACCTCGGCCGGGCCCTGGCCATCGCCCCGAAGCATCCCGAGTCCCTGCGCCTGCTGCGCCACGCCCAGAAATGCGGCCTGCGCCCGCCAGGGCGCTGA
- a CDS encoding sensor histidine kinase gives MTQTASSNGTFQTAKVLSMTFFVLLLGSNLVLSIFLSDYARRTLLEKQKDYALLLADNLNHQIFQRFTLPTVLAFGKVDLKDPRQLERLDQIVRTTMHGFHVLDLRIYGFERRVVYSMNDEGKDAELKANQVVDQALDKGTNHFLIATKRSEFASFFALKTEPEDVTMQTVYALRADRRLNPNDPRGPITGALEFTQDISKDYERVITFERIIVGATTFTALTLFFILLVILRRADRLAAERAAEKERFERELHQTEKLASMGRMVAGVAHEIRNPLGIIRSTAELLLQKAKAENPAGANAKLLTAIFDESKRLSRTVNDFLDYARPKHPRQDDVDVGKVLNQVAVFMEQKCRDQEVALERQFAEGLHIKGDADLLYRAIYNLVANALDAMAGPGSIRLAAGADEAGLTLVVSDTGPGFPAETLDHVKDPFFTTKENGTGLGLAIVDTIIQGHGGVMDLGNNEGGGARVTITFPKE, from the coding sequence ATGACGCAGACCGCCTCGTCCAACGGGACCTTCCAGACAGCCAAGGTCCTGTCCATGACCTTCTTCGTGCTCCTGCTCGGCAGCAACCTGGTCCTGTCCATCTTCCTCTCGGACTACGCGCGCCGCACGCTGCTCGAGAAGCAGAAGGACTACGCCCTGCTCCTGGCCGACAACCTGAACCACCAGATATTCCAGCGCTTCACCCTGCCCACGGTGCTGGCCTTCGGCAAGGTGGACCTGAAGGACCCGCGCCAGCTCGAGCGCCTCGACCAGATCGTGCGCACCACCATGCACGGCTTCCACGTCCTGGACCTGCGCATCTACGGCTTCGAGCGCCGCGTGGTCTATTCCATGAACGACGAGGGCAAGGACGCGGAGCTGAAGGCCAACCAGGTCGTGGACCAGGCCCTGGACAAGGGCACCAACCATTTCCTGATCGCCACCAAGCGCTCGGAGTTCGCCTCCTTCTTCGCGCTCAAGACCGAGCCCGAGGACGTGACGATGCAGACCGTGTACGCGCTGCGCGCCGACCGCCGCCTGAACCCCAACGATCCGCGGGGGCCCATCACCGGCGCGCTCGAGTTCACCCAGGACATCTCCAAGGACTACGAACGGGTCATCACCTTCGAGCGCATCATCGTCGGCGCCACCACCTTCACCGCGCTCACCCTCTTCTTCATCCTCCTGGTCATCCTGCGCCGCGCCGACCGCCTGGCCGCCGAGCGCGCGGCCGAGAAGGAGCGCTTCGAGCGCGAGCTGCACCAGACCGAGAAGCTGGCCAGCATGGGCCGCATGGTCGCGGGCGTGGCCCACGAGATCAGGAACCCGCTGGGCATCATCCGCTCCACGGCCGAGCTGCTGCTGCAGAAGGCCAAGGCCGAGAACCCGGCGGGCGCCAACGCCAAGCTGCTCACGGCCATCTTCGACGAGTCCAAGCGCCTCTCGCGCACGGTCAACGACTTCCTCGACTACGCCCGGCCCAAGCACCCCCGCCAGGATGACGTGGACGTCGGCAAGGTCCTGAACCAGGTGGCCGTGTTCATGGAGCAGAAATGCCGCGACCAGGAAGTGGCCCTGGAGCGCCAGTTCGCGGAGGGGCTGCACATCAAGGGAGACGCGGACCTGCTCTACCGCGCGATCTACAACCTCGTGGCCAACGCCCTTGACGCCATGGCCGGCCCTGGTAGCATACGGCTCGCCGCGGGAGCTGACGAGGCCGGGCTGACGCTCGTCGTCAGCGACACCGGACCCGGCTTCCCGGCCGAGACCCTCGACCACGTCAAGGACCCCTTCTTCACCACCAAGGAGAACGGCACCGGCCTCGGCCTCGCCATCGTGGACACCATCATCCAGGGACACGGCGGGGTCATGGATCTCGGCAACAACGAAGGCGGCGGCGCGCGCGTGACCATCACCTTCCCCAAGGAATAA
- a CDS encoding sigma-54 dependent transcriptional regulator, whose protein sequence is MAEHILIIDDEQNYLLILDALLSDKGYAVTTLNDPETALEFLEESEVDVVITDMKMPKLSGREVLEHVRRKYPHVPVLIMTAFGSIEAAVEAMKVGAFDYITKPFSNDELLLSVAKAVQFAAAQRQNRLLRESLQDRYSVHNIIGHGRAITKVLEMVDRAAPSKSTVLITGESGTGKELIARAIHYSSPRKDEPFVSINCMAFNPGVLESELFGHEKGSFTGAVAQKRGRFELAHGGTLFLDEIGELSHDLQVKLLRVLQERTFERVGGVKPVEVDIRIVAATNKDLQKAVATGDFREDLFYRLNVVHIEVPALRERREDIPVLAAHFLDTFAKENKKHFKGFSPDALEYLTAYEWPGNVRQLENIMERCVVLADKDIIGVEDLPPEIKDEEAQYKSAVDMLPERLDITQTLEKIEAALIRRALVKSDFVQTKAADMLGLSKSNLQYKLKKYGIAGH, encoded by the coding sequence ATGGCCGAACATATCCTGATCATCGACGACGAGCAGAACTACCTGCTCATCCTCGACGCCCTGCTCTCGGACAAGGGCTATGCCGTGACCACCCTGAACGACCCCGAGACCGCCCTCGAGTTCCTCGAGGAGTCCGAGGTGGACGTGGTCATCACGGACATGAAGATGCCCAAGCTCTCGGGCCGCGAGGTCCTCGAGCACGTGCGCAGGAAGTACCCCCACGTCCCCGTGCTGATCATGACCGCCTTCGGCAGCATCGAGGCCGCGGTGGAGGCCATGAAGGTCGGGGCCTTCGACTACATCACCAAGCCCTTCTCCAACGACGAGCTGCTGCTCTCCGTGGCCAAGGCCGTGCAGTTCGCGGCCGCGCAGCGCCAGAACCGCCTGCTGCGCGAAAGCCTGCAGGACCGCTACAGCGTCCACAACATCATCGGCCACGGCCGGGCCATCACCAAGGTCCTGGAGATGGTCGACCGCGCGGCGCCCTCCAAGTCCACCGTGCTCATCACCGGCGAGTCCGGCACCGGCAAGGAGCTCATCGCCCGCGCCATCCACTACTCCTCGCCGCGCAAGGACGAGCCCTTCGTCTCCATCAACTGCATGGCCTTCAACCCCGGCGTGCTGGAATCCGAGCTCTTCGGCCACGAAAAGGGCTCCTTCACCGGCGCCGTGGCCCAGAAGCGCGGCCGCTTCGAGCTGGCCCACGGCGGCACCCTCTTCCTGGACGAGATCGGCGAGCTCTCCCACGACCTGCAGGTCAAGCTCCTGCGCGTGCTCCAGGAGCGCACCTTCGAGCGCGTGGGCGGCGTGAAGCCCGTGGAGGTGGACATCCGCATCGTGGCCGCCACCAACAAGGACCTGCAGAAGGCCGTGGCCACCGGAGACTTCCGCGAGGACCTCTTCTACCGCCTGAACGTCGTGCACATCGAGGTCCCGGCCCTGCGCGAACGGCGCGAGGACATCCCCGTCCTGGCCGCCCACTTCCTGGACACCTTCGCCAAGGAGAACAAGAAGCACTTCAAGGGATTCTCCCCGGACGCCCTGGAATACCTGACCGCCTACGAATGGCCCGGCAATGTGCGCCAGCTCGAAAACATCATGGAACGCTGCGTGGTCCTGGCGGACAAGGACATCATCGGCGTGGAGGACCTGCCGCCCGAGATCAAGGACGAGGAGGCGCAGTACAAGAGCGCCGTGGACATGCTGCCCGAACGCCTGGACATCACCCAGACGCTCGAAAAGATCGAGGCCGCCCTCATCCGCCGCGCCCTGGTCAAGTCCGACTTCGTGCAGACCAAGGCCGCGGACATGCTCGGCCTGTCCAAGAGCAACCTGCAGTACAAGC